A segment of the Trifolium pratense cultivar HEN17-A07 linkage group LG7, ARS_RC_1.1, whole genome shotgun sequence genome:
gtggatttccttcctggattggtatcccccagagtaggcagttggctgaactgggttaacaattacttgtgtcatttatttattttctgtcagttttttatatgttatataagatgtgccaacaatagataACAACATTatacacaaagtagttgttgggacatcttaggcaacatcattctagtgataccagaatttcaatatGAACTGAAATCTATGTTTGTATGTACAGGCAACCGGCGTATGCCAAATTGTATGTTACAACAGACTCCTCTACGAGTAGTCACCTATACCGATGCACATGAAGGTGAAAACATTGTTGGAAACAATCAGATGGCGTATGAATATCTTGGACTATATAGAGTAGAGGGTCGCGGTGAAGTAGACACTGCACAAGGCTTCAGAGTCCATGAGTTCTATCTCAGACCATATAATGAAGGTAAGAGCTGCAACTTAAAAATACGCATTTGAATATTATGTTTATtgcattaattaaaataatcttttgtcGGTCTCTATACATGAGTCTAGTTCTGTCAATGGATCGGATCAGCCTAAATACATATTCGAATTCATTTAATTTATCAAATTTGGATTGGCTCGGATCACATCTCAGATATTTTAGAGGTCGATCCATATCCAATCGTTTAATTTAATGGATAAACGGATCAGATTTTCGGATATTCATTAATCGATTTTATGTAACTTTTTCAGATATTCATTGATCCATTTTATGTAACTTTTGTACTGCTGttgtgttttaattatatgTTATCTGTTCTATAAAAGTATTTTATATAAtgttattctcatttttatatgaATACCGTTGTGAGTGACAAATGCATTACGAATGTCCAGGGTTTGGAATCTAGTCAATgtgttgaaggagaagaaaattGGTGTAGGTGCACATTGAGTGTCCAGGATGCAAGATATGATCTATGAATCATCAAACTTGTAGTATTTGATGTTTTAGTTTGTCTAAATAATTAAAACTCCACCAATGTATCATTTgtccaaattgaaacctaaaataaacgtaagggatcaatATATCTAATTAACAACATTAAGGGAAGTTTCGGTTATGTGGAACCTAAAATAAGGAGAAGAAAATTGGTGTAGGTGCACATTGAGTGTCCAGGATGCAAGATATGATCTATGAATCATCAAACTTGTAGTATTTGATGTTTTAGTTTGCTAAATAATTAAAACTCCACCAATGTATCATTTgtccaaattgaaacctaaaataaacgtaagggaccaatataTCTAATTAACAACATTAAGGGAAGTTTCGGTTATGTGGAACCTGTTAGTTTGCTTGTTATATTGCGAGTGCCACTGCAATTGCTTTGTTGCAATAGAATGTTATCATTTTCAAGTAGGCAACAGCTCAATGAATGTGAAATCTCAGGTCCATTAGAATTTAAACATTAATTTAGTATAGAATTTAAACATTAATTTGTTAATATCTTGTGTTAACTTCTCTTAAAAAGTATTGTTAATACAAACACAATGGGATGTTTCTGGTTCGAATATAAATTTGGGCATTCAACGACATTAAAACTCTTGTGAAGAGTTTATCGTTCATTTAGGTCTCACAAAACTCAAGAAACTAGTCTTTACGATCATACACAAAGGTACCccaattacaaataaaacaaagaaaagaaaaatgcaaTCTGACCCCAACACCATACTCTACTTTGATGGGAAAAGAAATCTTTATGCTCCCCTTAAACAGGTAGAAAAGATTATAAATGTTTTCAGTCTTTGCCTGTATCTCTGTCTCTAAAAACAGatgctattttttgtaaaattgcaTTAATATTAGTTATGTCTTTTTGAAGATTAATGTTGTAAGCTTATCTAGGGATAATCTtgcaacaaatttaaaaaaattatcgcaAAATATTATTCTTAAGAGACTTCAATATTGTGCCACATTTCAAATAATTAAGTCAAGAGAAAAAGGAAACAGCTTAGTAAACCAAATCTTatttatactcttttttttttttttgattgaaTCTTATTTATACTCTTCTGTCACACATAATTTTACATTTCTTTTGACAGGCACGGGCGAGGACTTATACATTATAATTTGTACATTGAATTAACTTCATTGATCTGTAATTAAGTAACCTATTTTGACGTAGACCAAATGacatttgaaatatataatcTTTAATATGCAATAAGTTTTTAAATAAGATGGCTACttgacaaattttttatttttttaaataagatagCAGTATAGAAAATCAGATAACAATTTGATTACTTTTGTTTTGACAAAGGTAAGCTCATagcatataataatttgttaaatACATATTGAAAATTTGGATCTAACTAGATGAGCTACCCTTGATTAATTATGTACATTTTACCATCAATATAATTAGAGCAAACCAAATGTCCGTTACGTCTCATCTTGATTTGGCTATACTTGTATGTAGCCAGCCATGTTAGCTTCACATGAGAGAGCCCTTTTTTTAAGGCTAAAAACTCATCAGTCAGCTCGGCCCTTTTCCTATTCAGCTTTGCCGCCTATTAAGAGAATAGTCAAGACAGTCCAACAATATAACCCTCCAAAGTAAACAAAGCTATACCATAGTCGGGTGTTAGGACAAATGCATGCAAAACACTTTTCAGGTCAGTCATCATCATCTGATAAACATACTAAATCTGCAGACGCAGCTTGATGCGATGAGTTAATCACCATGCTACTGCTATTGGGCCCAAATCTGGATAGGTTAGCGGGAGCCGTATCTGACAAACGCGAAATAACATTTGGGGAGGTTATATTAGATTGATTGCTAACATTCCCATGTGAACCCGTGAGAGGTAAGTTAGGAGTGGCTAATCTGCCTGCACTGTCAGGCCGGTATCCCGTTTGTGGATTAGACTGATGGGTTGTTGGTCTTTGCAAGGGTGGGACACGAGCATGTGAGGGAGAAATTGCTCGAAGGTTACTAGGAGCTGTCTGACTTAGATTTCGGAGTAGAAGAGGATGGAAACTGGAGGGTGGAACAGAATTTGGGGGTCTAGAAGATTGGAGATGTGGTGCAGGGGCACGTATCTCGCCACCAGTTTGAACATCTCGGGCGATTGAAGACCTAGTAGTGTTAATGAGAGGTGGTCTTGCAGAGACACCGGAGGAAGTTCCAGACTTATTGTAACCAGGCGGTACCATATGCTGTGACTTAGGAGCAATGGGGGGACTCAGCAGACTGGTTGCAGGAGGCTGACTGGGAGCAATGGAGGGACTCAGCAGACTGGTCGCAGGAGGCTGACCGGAAGAACCAGAAACCACTAATGACCGAGTAGCAGTTTGTTGACTCGAACGTTGATGCAACTGCCGCGGAAGTGAATCTGAAATCAAGATAGAGATTAGAAAAAATACTCGAAACAGAAAACTCAGTGCTGCAAGCCTTCCACATTTAGTGATTTGTATGCCTGCTGCTGAATAGATTACATAAACAAGACATGAATGCAAACACACTATGCGCAagagtattttgtttttttgggataagagtacatattttatttatttttggacaaaGGATAAGAGTACATATTTAAGTGTGTACCTTTGCCATCCTATCCCAATGTTAGACTAATTCGACCAACCAAGAACAATAATACCATAAAACtactgaaacaatttttttaaaaactgcaTATATAATTTTGCTTAAAATTGGCCttcttagaaaaaaataaataataagagAACCAAATTATTATCCTTGGCAAGGACTCTCACAGCCTTAGTAGTATCTGCCAACTCAGGTTTATTGCTTCGGTAGAAACTTGATcagtcaacaaaaaaacaacagaTGGCAAggaaagataaataaattaataaaccaCCAACACGAGACATAGTTGGAAAGGAATTGAAGTGAAGTTTGGTTTCGGTAACCAATCAAAATCAGAGCTTTAAAAGCAATGTTAACACTTAGATGTCTATGAAAAACAAACATACCATGTTGCATTCCTGAAGCACCGGGTGCTTTAAGATCCAAGCATTTAGACCTAAAAGCATCAGCCAATAACTTATTCACACAAACTGTGTTAAGATTTGTATCCAAAGTCTTCTTTGTTCGCTGAAATTCAACTTCCATCTCTTGAAATTTAACATCATACTTTTTTCGAAGCTCCGCTAATTCCTTTTCAAAATCAGATTTCAACCGCAATTTCTGCTCCAACAAGAATAATACTTTAGTAATCAGAAAAGATAGGAACCTAGAATAAGTATTCATCAGATTAAGGTCATATGAGTAAACCAGAAACTAACCGAATCTTCATGGCTTTTCGAAGTTTGTTCTAttgctttttgtattttttcaaattcaattttcagTGGATCATAGGACAAATGTGGAAGCCTTGTGGAAGACGAAGGGGCTGTAGATTGGATAGGGTGATTATTCATCTCCAAAGGAGTTGACAAATTTCTTGGGTTGGCAGACTGTGTTCTAACTCTACTGGCTGTAACTGAATCAAGATCTGAATTTGAGACAGGGTGCACGGCAGCTTGATTTGAATGTAAAAAAAGTGCTGAATTTGAGTGTGGCTGCGCAACATTTTTATTTGGAACCGCAGAAGATGGTTCAGGATGATGAGTGGGGATATCTGGTACATTGCTCGGCTGATGTTCATCTTCAGTTGCTAAATGAAAATTAGACAAACCCAGCATACCCAAGTTGGAAGAGAGCTCTGCAGCAGCTAATTGATGCACCTGCTTTGGAGGCACCGTGATTTGATTGGCTGGTACAACATCAGCTGAACGAGATGCCAGTTGAACTTGTTCATAAGAATTTTGCATTTCCCCAGCTGAATCCTTGTCAGCAGCAGACTCCACAGACGGCAATTGTTGCCCTTGTTCTAGAGGCTCCATGACATTAACTGGTCTAGAAGATACTGGAGCACTGGTCACAGTTCCGAGTACTCCTCCCTCCAGGTCATTTGTGGTACTATTATCCACCAGCACAGCATTTGTTGAAGGCTCTATATCCTTATGACAATCTGCCACTGCATGACTATTTTCTGGCACAGTGACAGGAATATCTCCATCAGGAATACTCAAGAGTCCATCAGGTATTTGTTGCTCCAAAGGTGGATTTGAAAGGGAAATTGTATCTCGACAACTGGTTGAACAAGCAGCTTGACAAGGCCTTGGTGATGAAACACCATCTATAACTGGCACATCTATTGAACCTCTGTCGGATATTTGAGCCACATATGAAGGGGGACTCTGCAGCAGACAATCAGTGAAATTGACGGCCTCAGACATTTCAACATGTACCTGTCTTTTTGATACACTTACAGAGTCCCCTCCATTAGTAGTTTCTTGCACTTCACCTGGAATTTGCCCTTCAGGTACGCTTGATGAGACTCCATCAGAACACTGGTGCACTGGATGTGTGGCATTCTCACAATCTGGCAAGCATGCGGTACCTAAACTAGGAATCTCACAACCATCTCGAGACCGATGGCCAAAATTTGCACACCTATTATCTTCATCTGTCATGCTTGTAGCACAATCAGAATTCTGTTCTCTGCAATCTGGCAAGCACGCGGTATCTAAACTAGGCTTCTCACAACCATCTCTAGACTCATGGCCAAAATTTTCAGACCTAATAGCTTCATCTGTCATGCTTGTAGCACCATAAGAATTCTGCTCTCTGGAATGGGAAAGTTTAGAGAGAATATTTTCCTGACTGACATGTTGATTTTCAGTTGTATTATGGTCCTCATTTCCAGAGACTGCCCGATCATTTGAAACCATAATGTCCATTTCATTAGCCCTGTCATGCTTGACCAGAGAATTTTGTTGTTCAACTGTTTTATCAACTGAAGGGGAATTTTTTTGAGGAACCACAGCCCCAGTCTCTTTCATGGATTCAGCCACATTATCACACATCTGCGAGTAATCAAACCCAGTCCCAAGTTCCTTTAAAGCAACTATGTTTCGCAATTCGTTTTTTGCCCAAGATTTCAAATCTTCCACCCAAGTGGTCTCACAGTCTTGAACCTTTAATATATGAGCTGAATGTTTGTCCTCGAGATCTTTGAGACTTGTTTCATACTGAAATTCCAGATCTTCAATCCTTTTTTGATGTTCaatgttcaaaattttgagcATTTCTATTCTCGTCACCTCATTAGGAGAGCAGGATCGCGTGAATGCTAACTCTATTGTGTATTTTCTCTCCAATTCAGCCTTTTGAGCCTCATTAGACGCTCTCAACCTTTGTTTCTCTTCCTGGTGCATAAGGCGTATCTTATTCAGcgttttttcacactttttctgaatttttttaatgctTTTGGACAAATCTTTTTTGAACAATTCAACCTCTTGTGCCACTCCAGTACATGAAACTCTTGGTGATTTAGAAGCTTTTGGAGAAGAAGTATTATTACAATTTTCTGTACgatgtaaaaatattttctttagaCACCGCAGCATAGAAAAAATGAGGTCCACCTCTCCTTTCTTAcagtcaaaattcaaattttgttccGCAAGAATAAGAGAAGCCTTGTGGTCAAGTTTGTGATTTAGCAAAGAAGCAGCAGTCCAAATCTGAAATTTGCATAATACAAGGAGGGGATTATCAGTCATACTTATACATTATACTTATACATTACATACAAATAAATGCAACCACGGAATATATGCATTTACAAGAGGTAGAAAACAAAGTCCTATAACAACCTATTTTACATATTATTAACTACAATATACTAGAAAAAAAAgcaaagaggaaaaaaaagtgATGTGACAGTAACATTCTCTCCGTTTCAAATGGAATAAAAAAGAACTGAGAAAAAAAGAGTGAAATTTATACAtattaagaacaaatattaAACAGAAGGAGGAAAATCATGTTGAGCTTTATATCTATCCTATGCTTTATATCTATCCTATGCTTAAGTTTTGTCCAttactatttttctttcttccataTTATCTTCCACAAATATGATGACAAAATGACTACAAGCCAAGTTTATTTGATTATACTTGTGCCCTGCACTGATGACAATGAGGCTTGAGTCTAGCCATGTTATGAACGAGCTCACTAAACAACGCAGAGCAAGATCAGCccaaacaaaaatttcaaagcaTACATGCAGTTGACTAACCAGATCAAGTGCAAACAAAAAATTGCTTTGATGGTTGGCTTGCAACAGAAAAATGTCAAATGTgtgaaaaatcaacaaatttattattggatttccccaaaaataaataagatacaCACACAATACACAAAATTAGGGAAGCTAGATAGGATAAAACGAAATCAAATTCCAGAAAATACTACTGCTTGAAAGGAAAAAGAAGCCCAAATTTTAACAAGAGTCACATATCAGAGTATGGAAAGAATCAagaataaataaacaaacaaaacaccaattttatttattttatttaagaaaacatAAGCTATAACAGAAACAAGGATGTGATAGAGAAGGGGTGATTGAAGAAAAGGATTTTATAGATAAAAATGCAAGAAATATTCTGACCAGAGATATTTGAAAAGCCTGTAATATTGACACGGGTTCCCTATCGACATGGTGATGGTTCATAACATACTCAAGAAAATTGTCAACCATATTCTTGACATTATCCTGCATTAGAAAATATGTCACCATAACATCAAATTCAAACTAATAATAGAGCTCAGATTTCGTTAGCACAAACAATCTGGTAATAAAAATGCAATCTTGTAAGGGGCCAATGCAGGAAAACAAACAGAGAGTAAAACTTAACAAAGAGAAAAACATGCTGCATACTGGAAGAAGAAGAACGTCACAGAGCTTTGTGATCTGTGGCTTCAGCAAAAGATGTAAGCTCCTCTGCTCATCATGTATTCTGCCGTTTTTCTCGGATCCAACACCATTATCCTGAGGTTTATCTGGTATTTGATCAAGCAAACAAAGTGAGTAAGGTTGATCAAGCAATAAAAGTGAGAAATGACAGTAATTAACATTGAATGGCTACACCAACACAAATACTTGAACTAGGAAAGAATTGAGTGACTTTACCCACTAGATCTCCAAAGATTCCTGCAAAAGTATATTACTGGCCTCAGAGGATATATCATAAAAACACCAAAGATAATTCTTACTATTAGTTAGTTAACCTCATTAATGACCTGTTTGttactaatcaatttaaaagcAATTATGATAGAAATAATTTAGAGATGTTTAGAAGAAGCAGAAACTTTTAAGTTTGtcttattttttaaagtaatttttaaCTTGTTTGCATACAATAACATAGGACTAGAAGTGCTTATTTTCgacaaaataacatttttaagaaaaatcacattttttaaaacctggtaaaaaaaagtatattggAAAAACAATAGGTTTTAATGATAATTCTCAGGTACTTTCATATTTAGTTTAAACATATGCCTCTTTCAAAAAAGgtgattttttttcacaaagTTTGCATAACAACCAGCCACTAACCTGCCTTGACTCCAGTGGGTAACTTTTCACCTTCAGATTTCGATGTAGGCTGATCAACAGTATTGTTGCTCACTTTCATGCGCTTCTTTGTTATGCCTTCATTCACAGGGTTGGTCCCACCTTCCAAATTATTGAAACAATGAACTCTCTTCCGGCTCCGCTGAGATGGACTACTTGAGTACTTCCATCGAAAATGTTTTCCCTCCAATAGTTTAGTCCAAAAAGTTTGTGGTGACTCTTCATCCAGCGACCCAAGTTTCAGTTCACCAAGCAAAGGAAAATTGGAACAGTAGGATCCTCCGTTTTGCTGGACTTTCAATAAAATTGAGTGACTGCTCGTGTCCGAATCTTCACCAGCATCAGATAGACAGGATGTGAACTCTGAAACTGTTTTTTCTAGCAGTGGTATAGGACTTGACGTAGAAGTTGAACCGTCAAGGGAAACCCCCAACTCGTCAAAAAGACGAGAAGCACCCCACATCAAGAGAGTATGATTGAGACCCCGGCTTGAATATAGACAGTTTATGTCTAGGGCCTTATCTTGCGTAGCAAGAATTAAAGCTTTCTCTTCAGCAGTGAAAGCTGTATATAAACGGAACATTTTGATAAATTGAAACTGTGAATCAAGTGTTATCTTCTGAAGGGATCTTAGATCATTCATTGGGTTCCAATCACTATCAAATATAATAACAGTGTCAATTGATGACAATTTTATGCTAGGAAGGCAGGCACTAGTTTCCATCAGAAAGACAAATCGCTTATTATTCTTGTCATTAAATTTCTTCATGGCAGCTTGCTTCTTAGAAGATGAAAGACTTTTATCAATTCTTTCAAATGAATCTACATCAAATCTTTGTCGCAGGAAGTCATCTAAAATATCTCCAATTGAATCCTTTCCAATAGACTGCAAATTCAATAACAAATTCTTATAACTCAATTACCTAGTTTCCCTCAAGCGGATGAACACACAATATAAAAGAAAGCGGCGTATGACATTCACTATGCAGTCACCAACAGACATACACAAGTACAGTCAGAAAATTAGAAAAAGTGGTCATGACGATGCCAAAAAAACAACCACCATGCCTCCGTGcatttgatttgctaaaaaaagaATGACTAGACAATACAAGAatccttgtttaatttttgaaaattgctGTGGGACAAAGCAAAACAAATCAAAGATGACAGTAGATGGGAAAAAAGTGCAAAAATGTGTTTCTCAAGAAAATCAAAGGATAACTTTTAGTCCCATGcacaatttaaagaaaaaacaaaaattccaCTTCTTGATAGATAACACTCATCCTCAAGTCCCCTTCTCTCCATCAATGGTTTTAACCTTTCTCCATCCCTCTCTTCCCCTCCTCTACTCGAAACTGTTTGTGTTGTACAATTACTACCAAACAATGAAGAGAATCAAAAGTTATGTCGTGAAGTGAACTAGTATATGTTGTTAATCTCGGATAGCGGCGTGTAGCGCCGACCCTCAAAAATGCTATTGCGGTATAGCGGGTAGTGCTATAGCGGTATAGCGGTCATgtacaaattaaacataaattccaacaacatacataaaatagaaaaatacccaaaattaaaaggactttcttacttaataattatactaaatattgtcatttaccATCAAAATAGGTTCTAAATAAAGACTAATAACATTCCATGATTTTACTTCTCCCGATATCCTCAACCGATGCTTCTTTGCTCTTGTTATTCCTCCACTGGaagggtgaaaacaaaaatcacaaataATTGTTTTCTTGCTGCTGTCTTTATAAGAATTCCACTTCCAACCTATATCAAGGTTGTCACTAGTAGGCTTAATGAAGCCTCTGTTATCAGCAGTTCTAGAAGATGGTGCCATTGCGCTACCAAACCGCTCACTTAtgatttatttccaaaataaggattttcatcaatttttttccctccaaaACGCTAAAGCGGCCAAATAGCGCTACCAAACCGCTACGCCACCGCTACCAAAACGCTATTTTCCTGCAAATCGCGGCCGCTATTTCCGCTTCTCTAAATAGAGGAAAGCAGCCTTATAGCATAGCAGAGAGGTGGTAAAACGCTACGCTATAGCGCTATAGCAACATCCTAGGAACTAGTTACTCTTAAAGAGTCTTATTCATTAATGATAAAAACATGTTTCTAAGCTGTCGAAACTCTAAAACAATGCTCTATTCACTAATACCGTAATACGATCCTAACCAATCTTAAAAGAAAACTTGAACAGTGACAGTGAGATTTCTCTTACTCTAACAAGTAAAATTTTACCTCTCTCAATCACACACATAtatcaacaacacaacaacaacaaacaaacaaacaaacaaaaaaagccTTATCCCACTAGGTGGAGTCAACTACATGGATatggatcaaatgacaccataATGCACTTATCTTAGATCATATCTTTAACCAAATCATTGACATCTAATCATGGTAGTCGGAATCACGAGTCAACTCATAAGAGCATACGAGACCACAATGTTGCTGCCACTGAGTGTGCCTGTGCAAGGCTAAGATCGCAAGTGGTGTGGGCGCGGCAGAATCAGCGCACAAAGCCACGGGATCATATGCATCAGTGTATTTTTGTCGAGTTGCAAAGAAGACACCTACTGGGTGTGTGGGTCAAGTATGTGACCCGGTTATGGAGTAACACAATAGTGTTTTTCACAAAGCATGGAAAGAAACTCATAGGCGATATATGGGAAGATAGTTTGCAAAATGCATACCTGGAAAAGCACGAGTGCCCGTAAGTTATTTTTTCTCAACTCTGTGAGCATTGAATCAAGTAGTTGCAGCTTGCCACTTGCTTTTATTCCAACATTTAGATACTCAACTAATTTTTCTTTGTCACTCGGATAATCAACTTCTTCAAGGTCCTTGAATAGTAAAGTTTGCACGGACGGATCATTAACATAGGGATGATTACAACACTGTCGAGAGATACCACAACCaaaaaatgaaaccatttagaAAGTTCATAGCCACTTGGCAGCTGTGGAGTTAATTGAATAAGTAAAGAAACACCATAGCAACTATTGCAAAAAATACTcagttgtttaccaaattcgtTCTAGTTTTTTGTTAGGGGGGCCAAATAAACTTCagaatatatacataaaaaattatatacaaaaaggattttaatgattaaaatagataaattctTCAATTTAACCACATGAATCCAAACCTATTTTGATAATTGGTTGATGAATCTCAGATAGTAGGTTTAACTCCAACACATAAATTGGCTTGTAAGGCGAGAATTGTCAAGGCTTTGTAAGCTCTATTTAGGTCATATCACTAGGAGGTGTGAGATTTGTACTTTACTCAAGCACAACCCCACACCCAGAGCTCTTGTGTCTTCTGCCTGAACAATTTTGGTAGCGCAACAATGAATCTAGGATAGTCTCCAATATTATCTTAGGTTTTCAGCCTAACCCAACCCCACAAAACtagcttgtaaagtgaggattgttAAACTTGGATAAGCTCTATTTAGGCCATATCACTAGGCGAAATAGGACTTTATCCAATAATGAATCGTGCATGTATCAGATTGACTAAAACAGATGTTCAgtatttgaaaataattaaaaaaaatattgaaatgataaaattttaaatatttcactTGATAATAGTAAAGAATTATGATCAATCTATCAATAAACATTTAATGATAATAAAGGAAAACTAATCAGTACTGTACTAACTAAAAATTGCGGAATAAAACAGCTAGAATCTAAACCAAATATATGTATGTGATCTTTGATATTTTGCAGtctaagaaaataattaaaaaagtgaaaCTTAACCTTCCGGATAGAAATAAGGACATCACGAATGGCCCCAACACAATCAATCTTGGGTGACGAGCAAAGAATTGAAGAATTTGAAAGTAAAGTAGCACAATATTGCTCAAGCTGCACGTGAGATATCTGTGCAGGAACCCAATACTCAACAAACCTATAGGAGTCAGACTTGCATCTGTTTGCAATATGACTTGACAATTTCTCCTTCGGCTGAACAACACTTTCATTGGAACTATATATTAAACTATCTTTTTCATTATCATTTTGACCATCAAGAGCCAGAACATTTTTGTCTTCCACAGCGCTATCCTGAAAAGCCAGTAGGATTAAATAGGCAACAAAACAAATTTGAGATGAGGGACAAGGCCAAACCTATACATCAAAAGAAACAAACCTTCAGGTGTCCAGTTCCACTTGTGTAGTCACTCTTATCCTTCTGCACCATGGTTGGCTCAGTGTCATCTTCGTCCTGATCCTAATGAAAAGATACAAAAATATGAGACTTCCCACAAATtcacataaacaaataaatgTACAGGGATACATAttgataattttaatttaagggAAGAGATTTGATGTCTGGTCACCAGaggattgttgattaattatTAACCAGCAATCTATCATTAGTGTTGCGGCCCCCATATTAATTTGTTAGAGAAATAGTATTGTAAGcctttttgcaaaaaaaaaaaatcaagtaaaTTGATAGAAGGGGGACGATGTGGATAAAAGAAATCCAACCAACCTCAGCTGCACATGGATCGCACGACTCCTTGACTGTAGGATTATAATCTAACCTGCAAAGTAAAGAACCAATCACTTAGACGTGAAAAACACTTAATATGTTGAA
Coding sequences within it:
- the LOC123896807 gene encoding helicase protein MOM1-like isoform X3, with protein sequence MVNSTRASQKAKDEENVRVTRSREKAKINGHPNLLDTDSTRKSTRETPLRKTNASSSSTQKSEQVEKATLPAPEARRKSERVEKKKTPSPLTKSGKTRNPSSSSSPSDSKSAGSLGSISRQKLQKEKSVKQLAFEAPEVTENEEHNVGTSQVKIKRMDARMYRSLFKDGKKGTIKKLSIGNCSDNKEVSKNGTLPSEDAKAKETRVDSSIDGQKCQSKGDNCSGAKIDELSKGSCSDINEVSKHGTLPSEDDKANETRVDSRLSGPMTNLAENNVTPGSFIPSNTPTYETSVVPIRVQSDCCREETLPTLASGNSILDDDDMVSNNAGLGGGENLAPSKRKVITVDTESNVSSTISKGDNANLIPDALPSKLGGNESCSKRTRLDYNPTVKESCDPCAAEDQDEDDTEPTMVQKDKSDYTSGTGHLKDSAVEDKNVLALDGQNDNEKDSLIYSSNESVVQPKEKLSSHIANRCKSDSYRFVEYWVPAQISHVQLEQYCATLLSNSSILCSSPKIDCVGAIRDVLISIRKCCNHPYVNDPSVQTLLFKDLEEVDYPSDKEKLVEYLNVGIKASGKLQLLDSMLTELRKNNLRALVLFQSIGKDSIGDILDDFLRQRFDVDSFERIDKSLSSSKKQAAMKKFNDKNNKRFVFLMETSACLPSIKLSSIDTVIIFDSDWNPMNDLRSLQKITLDSQFQFIKMFRLYTAFTAEEKALILATQDKALDINCLYSSRGLNHTLLMWGASRLFDELGVSLDGSTSTSSPIPLLEKTVSEFTSCLSDAGEDSDTSSHSILLKVQQNGGSYCSNFPLLGELKLGSLDEESPQTFWTKLLEGKHFRWKYSSSPSQRSRKRVHCFNNLEGGTNPVNEGITKKRMKVSNNTVDQPTSKSEGEKLPTGVKAGIFGDLVDKPQDNGVGSEKNGRIHDEQRSLHLLLKPQITKLCDVLLLPDNVKNMVDNFLEYVMNHHHVDREPVSILQAFQISLIWTAASLLNHKLDHKASLILAEQNLNFDCKKGEVDLIFSMLRCLKKIFLHRTENCNNTSSPKASKSPRVSCTGVAQEVELFKKDLSKSIKKIQKKCEKTLNKIRLMHQEEKQRLRASNEAQKAELERKYTIELAFTRSCSPNEVTRIEMLKILNIEHQKRIEDLEFQYETSLKDLEDKHSAHILKVQDCETTWVEDLKSWAKNELRNIVALKELGTGFDYSQMCDNVAESMKETGAVVPQKNSPSVDKTVEQQNSLVKHDRANEMDIMVSNDRAVSGNEDHNTTENQHVSQENILSKLSHSREQNSYGATSMTDEAIRSENFGHESRDGCEKPSLDTACLPDCREQNSDCATSMTDEDNRCANFGHRSRDGCEIPSLGTACLPDCENATHPVHQCSDGVSSSVPEGQIPGEVQETTNGGDSVSVSKRQVHVEMSEAVNFTDCLLQSPPSYVAQISDRGSIDVPVIDGVSSPRPCQAACSTSCRDTISLSNPPLEQQIPDGLLSIPDGDIPVTVPENSHAVADCHKDIEPSTNAVLVDNSTTNDLEGGVLGTVTSAPVSSRPVNVMEPLEQGQQLPSVESAADKDSAGEMQNSYEQVQLASRSADVVPANQITVPPKQVHQLAAAELSSNLGMLGLSNFHLATEDEHQPSNVPDIPTHHPEPSSAVPNKNVAQPHSNSALFLHSNQAAVHPVSNSDLDSVTASRVRTQSANPRNLSTPLEMNNHPIQSTAPSSSTRLPHLSYDPLKIEFEKIQKAIEQTSKSHEDSKLRLKSDFEKELAELRKKYDVKFQEMEVEFQRTKKTLDTNLNTVCVNKLLADAFRSKCLDLKAPGASGMQHDSLPRQLHQRSSQQTATRSLVVSGSSGQPPATSLLSPSIAPSQPPATSLLSPPIAPKSQHMVPPGYNKSGTSSGVSARPPLINTTRSSIARDVQTGGEIRAPAPHLQSSRPPNSVPPSSFHPLLLRNLSQTAPSNLRAISPSHARVPPLQRPTTHQSNPQTGYRPDSAGRLATPNLPLTGSHGNVSNQSNITSPNVISRLSDTAPANLSRFGPNSSSMVINSSHQAASADLVCLSDDDD